In Geminocystis sp. NIES-3709, a single genomic region encodes these proteins:
- a CDS encoding COP23 domain-containing protein, with translation MKHFFPKIIISISLLSVSFSVYPVQAQSQRNIYTCISDRGKPTTIVDTKRGRIRLIVWESNYFGSSGWTPQKRCEEITKRFQKYSDDGTLRQITTGKIIASNGGIYNIVCVANNQPGTQGQCLKDGLLLTLESGDNPKQVLNSLFQSARDVGLPAFKRGTESFNLLQYLEQAPLMEAVQENNTSSSENTTIIKDTIEQTEKNTENNTCPAILCN, from the coding sequence ATGAAACACTTTTTCCCCAAGATCATTATTAGCATTAGTCTTTTGTCTGTATCTTTTTCAGTTTACCCTGTACAGGCACAATCACAAAGAAATATTTATACTTGTATTTCCGATCGAGGTAAACCTACTACTATAGTCGATACAAAGAGAGGTAGAATCAGACTAATTGTCTGGGAAAGTAATTATTTTGGTAGTTCAGGATGGACACCGCAAAAAAGATGTGAAGAAATAACAAAAAGGTTTCAAAAATATTCTGATGATGGAACTTTAAGACAAATTACCACAGGTAAAATTATTGCTTCCAATGGAGGAATTTATAATATCGTCTGTGTAGCAAATAATCAACCCGGTACTCAAGGGCAATGCTTAAAAGATGGGTTACTTTTGACTCTCGAATCAGGAGATAATCCTAAACAAGTTTTAAATAGCTTATTTCAATCCGCTAGAGATGTCGGTTTACCAGCTTTTAAAAGGGGAACAGAGTCTTTTAATCTCCTACAATATTTAGAACAAGCTCCCTTAATGGAAGCAGTACAAGAGAATAATACATCTTCCTCTGAAAATACCACAATCATAAAAGATACGATCGAACAAACAGAAAAAAATACAGA